In Archangium violaceum, the following are encoded in one genomic region:
- a CDS encoding superoxide dismutase family protein: protein MKTRALLTAAVLCLAGPAFAQGKAPAAKEKAATKKEEKAAEKTENKPAAGGATARADVKDQKGQSLGEVTLTETPHGVLVKGTLSNVPAGEHAIHIHETGKCEAPFKTAGGHLNPAKKKHGILAAEGKHEGDLPNLHVPADGKIQFDFFAHGLKLKDVEDQDGAAVVVHAGVDDYQSDPAGNAGDRIACGIVTK from the coding sequence ATGAAGACTCGCGCGCTGCTGACCGCTGCCGTCCTCTGCCTCGCAGGCCCGGCGTTCGCCCAGGGCAAGGCCCCCGCCGCCAAGGAGAAGGCCGCCACCAAGAAGGAGGAGAAGGCCGCCGAGAAGACCGAGAACAAGCCAGCCGCCGGTGGCGCCACCGCCCGCGCCGACGTGAAGGACCAGAAGGGCCAGTCCCTGGGCGAGGTGACGCTCACCGAGACGCCCCACGGCGTGCTGGTGAAGGGCACGCTCTCCAACGTTCCGGCCGGTGAGCACGCCATCCACATCCACGAGACGGGCAAGTGCGAGGCCCCCTTCAAAACCGCGGGTGGCCACCTCAACCCGGCCAAGAAGAAGCACGGCATCCTCGCCGCCGAGGGCAAGCACGAGGGCGATCTGCCCAACCTGCACGTGCCCGCCGACGGCAAGATCCAGTTCGACTTCTTCGCGCACGGCCTGAAGCTCAAGGACGTGGAGGACCAGGACGGCGCGGCCGTCGTCGTCCACGCGGGTGTGGACGACTACCAGAGCGATCCGGCCGGCAACGCCGGTGACCGCATCGCCTGCGGCATCGTGACGAAGTAG
- a CDS encoding N-6 DNA methylase, whose product MPQLDEEALVHQFSGLDRRALGAFYTPAPLVERTLALALAHAGDGPLAVVDPACGAGAFLAAAALARPEAHLAGLELSPEVARACQARVPGADVRVGDALRGGLEPLLASLPPSHREVWVGNPPYNGTSALLKDRDAYARLRALLPLALPPGTSLRDDFAFFLLLAAHRLSSRPGVLAFITPTSLLDAFLYAPLRDTLLRTLSLREVVDLGPGAFAGTQVRTCITVWTSPLDARARAVYSRYPHPDPLPEGEGMVGVPFTPEAPEWRLAPTPPEAAELDARWRSEGEPLTSLVPVSLTGVKTRFDELLVDEDPRRLLARLEDFARTPLEALGEFARAQGIPAALLPKLRALKEGPPFAVDSACVRPFFRYAGARHRGTLPSEARAFCYLDRRLIPRGDHRLRGPWDPHRGAVKLLFNVRELPLSAALLEEEGCVHDHRHARFAPLLVPQRVRDEGLDITRVLHSEESLGPLVPNLSPRGLAWAEGLGGPLAAFRAIVRFLNGPDVQRRWAPVYGASRVVPVPLTALQP is encoded by the coding sequence ATGCCTCAACTCGACGAGGAGGCGCTCGTCCATCAGTTCTCCGGACTCGACCGGCGCGCGCTCGGAGCCTTCTATACACCCGCGCCCCTGGTGGAGCGCACGCTGGCGCTCGCCCTCGCCCATGCCGGCGACGGACCGCTCGCGGTGGTGGACCCCGCCTGTGGTGCCGGGGCCTTCCTCGCCGCCGCCGCACTCGCACGCCCCGAGGCCCACCTCGCCGGTCTGGAGCTCTCCCCCGAGGTGGCCCGCGCCTGTCAGGCTCGCGTCCCTGGCGCGGACGTCCGCGTGGGAGATGCGCTGCGCGGCGGGCTCGAGCCCCTGCTCGCGAGCCTTCCCCCCTCGCACCGGGAGGTCTGGGTCGGAAATCCGCCCTACAACGGCACCTCCGCGCTCCTGAAGGACCGCGACGCCTACGCCCGCCTCCGCGCCCTGCTGCCCCTCGCGCTCCCTCCGGGCACCAGCCTGCGCGACGACTTCGCCTTCTTCCTCCTGCTCGCCGCGCACCGGCTCTCCTCGCGCCCGGGCGTGCTCGCCTTCATCACCCCCACCAGCCTCCTCGACGCCTTCCTCTATGCGCCCCTGCGAGACACGCTGCTTCGCACGCTGTCTCTTCGCGAGGTGGTGGACCTCGGGCCGGGCGCCTTCGCGGGCACGCAGGTGCGCACCTGCATCACCGTGTGGACGTCGCCGCTGGATGCACGGGCTCGGGCCGTTTACTCCAGGTACCCTCACCCCGACCCTCTCCCGGAGGGAGAGGGGATGGTGGGGGTTCCCTTTACTCCCGAGGCCCCCGAGTGGCGTCTGGCTCCCACTCCCCCAGAGGCCGCCGAGCTCGATGCCCGCTGGCGCTCCGAGGGCGAGCCCCTCACCTCGCTCGTCCCCGTGAGTCTGACCGGTGTGAAGACCCGCTTCGATGAGCTGCTCGTGGATGAGGATCCCCGACGGCTTCTCGCTCGCCTCGAGGACTTCGCGCGCACCCCCCTGGAGGCACTCGGGGAGTTCGCCCGCGCGCAGGGGATTCCCGCGGCCCTGCTGCCCAAGCTGCGGGCCTTGAAGGAAGGTCCCCCCTTCGCGGTGGATTCGGCCTGTGTTCGTCCCTTCTTCCGTTATGCCGGAGCGCGTCACCGCGGCACCCTCCCCTCCGAGGCTCGCGCCTTCTGTTATCTGGACCGGCGCCTCATCCCCCGCGGCGACCACCGGCTGCGCGGCCCGTGGGATCCACATCGCGGCGCGGTGAAGCTCCTCTTCAACGTGCGCGAGCTGCCCCTGTCCGCCGCCCTCCTGGAGGAGGAAGGTTGCGTGCACGACCACCGGCACGCCCGCTTCGCGCCCCTGCTCGTGCCCCAGCGCGTACGCGACGAGGGACTCGACATCACCCGCGTCCTCCACTCCGAGGAGTCCCTGGGCCCGCTCGTGCCCAACCTCTCTCCACGAGGGCTGGCCTGGGCCGAGGGGCTCGGTGGCCCGCTCGCCGCCTTCCGGGCAATCGTGCGCTTCCTCAATGGCCCCGATGTGCAGCGGCGGTGGGCCCCCGTGTACGGCGCCTCTCGGGTGGTGCCCGTCCCCCTGACTGCTCTCCAGCCTTGA
- the htpG gene encoding molecular chaperone HtpG yields the protein MSVDTQRETHKFQAEINQLLNLVINSLYSHKEIFLRELVSNASDALDKLRFRSVTEPELLEGASALEIHLIPDAEKGTLTIEDTGIGMTHDELVKNLGTIAHSGSREFLEMVSQRGQKDVNLIGQFGVGFYSSYLVADQVSVVSRAAGKDTQAWRWTSDAKGSFTVEPAERATRGTSIVLHLKEDQKEFLDEWRLRSLVTQYSDYVNHPIKLQVKKTTGEGDAKKTETQLEVVNKASALWQRSKSEITDEQYQEFYKHLTHDWEPPLAWTHFRTEGNQVFTGLLFLPKQPPFDLNSPQQRGVRLFVKRVLIMDRCEEMLPQWLRFVRGVVDSDDLPLNVSRELLQDSAVVQAIRKHVTKKTLDMLEKLAKDKPEDYRTFWQGFGPVLKEGLAVDTEHREKLGALLRYESSREEGLTSLADYVSRMKEGQKAIYYVFGESRKAVVDSPHLEALKKRGYEVLYMTDPVDEWASQGLREFQGKPLVSAMHADLKLEETEEEKREKEQRAKGLGPLADRMKEVLKEHVREVRVSDRLTDSPCCLVVPEGGSHAFVERLLRERGRSVPRVKRILEVNPAHPIIEHLRALNEKEAGSPQVTEWVEMLYDQALLTEGSSVEDPNRFARRMTALMTQVAQTPGRGTPAGAVASGPETPASDAVASSPEAPVTRN from the coding sequence ATGTCCGTCGATACTCAACGGGAGACCCACAAGTTCCAGGCGGAGATCAACCAGCTCCTCAACCTGGTCATCAACTCCCTCTACAGCCACAAGGAGATCTTCCTGCGTGAGCTCGTGTCGAACGCGTCGGACGCGCTCGACAAGCTGCGATTCCGCTCGGTCACCGAGCCCGAGCTGCTCGAAGGAGCCTCCGCACTGGAGATCCACCTCATCCCCGACGCGGAGAAGGGCACGCTGACCATCGAGGACACCGGCATCGGCATGACGCACGACGAGCTGGTGAAGAACCTGGGCACCATCGCCCACTCCGGCTCCCGCGAGTTCCTGGAGATGGTGTCGCAGCGGGGCCAGAAGGACGTCAACCTGATCGGCCAGTTCGGCGTGGGCTTCTACAGCTCCTATCTGGTGGCGGACCAGGTGTCGGTGGTGAGCCGGGCGGCGGGCAAGGACACGCAGGCGTGGCGGTGGACGTCGGATGCCAAGGGCAGCTTCACCGTGGAACCCGCCGAGCGCGCCACGCGCGGCACCTCCATCGTCCTGCACCTCAAGGAGGACCAGAAGGAGTTCCTCGACGAGTGGCGCCTGCGCTCGTTGGTGACGCAGTACTCGGACTACGTGAACCACCCCATCAAGCTCCAGGTGAAGAAGACCACGGGCGAGGGGGACGCGAAGAAGACCGAGACGCAGCTCGAGGTGGTCAACAAGGCCAGCGCCCTGTGGCAGCGCTCGAAGAGTGAGATCACCGACGAGCAGTACCAGGAGTTCTACAAGCACCTGACGCACGACTGGGAGCCGCCCCTGGCGTGGACGCACTTCCGGACCGAGGGCAACCAGGTCTTCACCGGACTGCTCTTCCTGCCGAAGCAGCCGCCGTTCGACCTGAACAGCCCGCAGCAGCGCGGGGTGCGGCTGTTCGTCAAGCGCGTGCTCATCATGGACCGCTGCGAGGAGATGCTGCCGCAGTGGCTGCGCTTCGTGCGCGGCGTGGTGGACTCGGACGACCTGCCGCTGAACGTGTCGCGCGAGCTGCTGCAGGACTCGGCGGTGGTGCAGGCCATCCGCAAGCACGTGACGAAGAAGACGTTGGACATGCTGGAGAAGCTGGCCAAGGACAAGCCGGAGGACTACCGCACGTTCTGGCAGGGCTTCGGCCCGGTGCTCAAGGAGGGCCTGGCGGTCGACACCGAGCACCGCGAGAAGCTGGGCGCGCTGCTGCGCTACGAGAGCTCGCGTGAGGAGGGCCTCACCTCCCTGGCGGACTACGTGTCGCGGATGAAGGAGGGCCAGAAGGCCATCTATTACGTCTTCGGCGAGTCGCGGAAGGCGGTGGTGGACTCGCCGCACCTCGAGGCGCTGAAGAAGCGCGGGTACGAGGTGCTGTACATGACGGACCCGGTGGACGAGTGGGCGTCGCAGGGGCTGCGCGAGTTCCAGGGCAAGCCGCTGGTGTCGGCGATGCACGCGGATCTCAAGCTCGAGGAGACGGAAGAGGAGAAGCGCGAGAAGGAGCAGCGCGCCAAGGGGCTGGGGCCGCTGGCGGACCGGATGAAGGAGGTGCTCAAGGAGCACGTGCGCGAGGTGCGGGTGTCGGATCGCCTCACGGATTCGCCGTGCTGCCTGGTGGTGCCGGAGGGCGGCTCGCACGCGTTCGTGGAGCGGCTGCTGCGCGAGCGCGGCCGGAGCGTGCCTCGGGTCAAGCGCATCCTGGAGGTGAACCCGGCGCACCCCATCATCGAGCACCTGCGCGCGCTCAACGAGAAGGAGGCGGGCTCGCCCCAGGTGACGGAGTGGGTGGAGATGCTCTACGACCAGGCGCTGCTCACCGAGGGCAGCAGCGTGGAGGATCCGAACCGCTTCGCGCGGCGCATGACGGCGCTGATGACGCAGGTGGCGCAGACGCCGGGCAGGGGCACCCCCGCGGGCGCCGTGGCTTCGGGGCCCGAGACGCCGGCCTCGGACGCGGTGGCCTCCAGCCCCGAGGCTCCGGTGACGCGCAACTGA
- a CDS encoding GNAT family N-acetyltransferase, with translation MDTTAPHFGPPRGEQELATACDIVAQAFGMSPDEMGPWLQRVQDGQGQLKVMREGGSTVATLVFIPMGQWFGGRSVPMVGIGGVGVAPASRGQGTATRLMQTGLRELRAQGVPLVSLYPATQPLYRRVGFEQAGSRFEIRVQVSGLDFQERTLSLRPVRASDMPALHEVYRRHAQRQQGWIDRTPYTWNRVTHPKGETAYGYLVEGKAGVEGYLYLTRRADPRNLKQELNLTDLVALTPAACRRLLSFIGDHRSLAMEAVWRGGPVDPILFLLREQTYQVKHLFYWMLRVLDVPAALLARGYPVGLSGALHLEVDDDLFPENRGRFVLEVENGEAEVRPGGDGDMKLHVRTLASLYSGFLSPAALQLAGVLEADETSLRTATALFSGPPPCMPDMY, from the coding sequence GTGGATACGACCGCACCGCACTTCGGACCGCCGCGGGGAGAGCAGGAGCTCGCCACCGCGTGTGACATCGTCGCTCAGGCGTTTGGCATGAGTCCGGACGAGATGGGTCCCTGGCTCCAGAGGGTCCAGGACGGGCAGGGCCAGTTGAAGGTCATGCGCGAGGGGGGGTCGACGGTCGCCACGCTCGTCTTCATTCCCATGGGGCAATGGTTCGGTGGGCGATCGGTGCCCATGGTGGGGATCGGCGGGGTGGGGGTAGCTCCCGCCAGCCGGGGCCAGGGCACGGCCACCCGCCTGATGCAGACGGGTCTGCGGGAATTGCGCGCCCAGGGCGTGCCCCTCGTCAGCCTCTATCCCGCCACCCAGCCGCTCTACCGGCGCGTGGGCTTCGAGCAGGCCGGCTCGCGCTTCGAGATTCGCGTGCAGGTCTCGGGGCTCGACTTCCAGGAGCGCACCCTCTCGCTGCGGCCGGTGCGGGCGTCCGACATGCCGGCCCTCCACGAGGTCTACCGCCGCCATGCCCAGCGGCAGCAGGGGTGGATCGACCGGACCCCGTATACCTGGAACCGCGTCACCCACCCCAAGGGGGAGACCGCCTACGGCTACCTCGTGGAGGGCAAGGCCGGGGTGGAGGGCTACCTCTACCTCACGCGCCGGGCGGATCCGCGCAACCTGAAGCAGGAGCTCAACCTCACGGACCTGGTGGCGCTCACCCCGGCCGCGTGCCGACGGCTGCTGAGCTTCATCGGCGACCACCGCTCGCTGGCCATGGAGGCGGTGTGGCGCGGCGGGCCGGTGGATCCCATCCTCTTCCTGCTGCGCGAGCAGACGTACCAGGTGAAGCACCTCTTCTACTGGATGCTGCGCGTGCTGGACGTGCCCGCGGCCCTCCTGGCGCGCGGCTACCCGGTGGGGCTCTCGGGCGCGCTGCACCTGGAGGTGGACGACGACCTCTTCCCGGAGAACCGGGGCCGCTTCGTGCTGGAGGTGGAGAACGGCGAGGCCGAGGTGCGCCCCGGAGGGGATGGGGACATGAAGCTGCACGTGCGCACGCTCGCGTCCCTCTACAGCGGCTTCCTCTCGCCCGCCGCCCTCCAGCTCGCCGGGGTGCTCGAGGCGGACGAGACCTCCCTGCGCACCGCCACGGCGCTCTTCTCCGGACCGCCGCCCTGCATGCCCGACATGTACTGA
- the fabF gene encoding beta-ketoacyl-ACP synthase II — MKRRRVVVTGLGLITPCGTGVEASWRNLIEGRSGVRPITLFDASALETRFAGEVPDFKPEDFIDRRELRRMDRFEHLAVAASDMALADSGFRVTADNAERVAAIVGSGIGGISSLEETYRKVLEKGPDRVSPFFILQMIVNLSAGYITMRHGIKGPSWATNSACSTSAHAIGEAMRGIERGDFDVAVTGGSEAPVCILAVSGFNAMKALSTRNDAPEKASRPFDVDRDGFVIAEGAAMLVLEEREHALARGARIHAELAGYGASSDAYHVTSPAPGHEGARRSMRLALKDAAMSPAEVGYLNAHGTSTDIGDALEAEAIEAVFGEHLPSLAVSSTKSMTGHMNGAAGAAEAAISILALTRGFLPPTINLERQDPRIRLDCVPNKARERRVDAVMSNSFGFGGTNVSLLFRRHV, encoded by the coding sequence ATGAAGCGCAGGCGAGTGGTGGTGACGGGGCTCGGGCTCATCACGCCGTGTGGCACCGGGGTGGAAGCGAGCTGGAGGAATCTCATCGAGGGCCGGAGTGGAGTCCGCCCCATCACGCTGTTCGATGCGAGCGCGCTGGAGACGCGCTTCGCGGGCGAGGTGCCGGACTTCAAGCCGGAGGACTTCATCGACCGGCGGGAGCTGCGGAGGATGGACCGCTTCGAGCACCTGGCGGTGGCCGCGTCCGACATGGCCCTGGCCGACTCGGGCTTCCGCGTGACGGCGGACAACGCCGAGCGCGTGGCGGCGATCGTCGGGAGTGGAATCGGCGGAATCTCCTCGCTGGAGGAGACGTACCGGAAGGTCCTCGAGAAGGGCCCGGATCGGGTGAGCCCGTTCTTCATCCTCCAGATGATCGTGAATCTCTCGGCGGGCTACATCACGATGCGCCACGGCATCAAGGGCCCCAGCTGGGCCACCAACTCGGCCTGCTCCACCAGCGCCCACGCCATTGGCGAGGCGATGCGGGGCATCGAGCGGGGCGACTTCGACGTGGCGGTGACGGGCGGGTCCGAGGCGCCCGTCTGCATCCTGGCCGTGTCGGGCTTCAACGCGATGAAGGCGCTCTCCACCCGCAACGACGCCCCGGAGAAGGCCAGCCGGCCCTTCGACGTGGACCGGGATGGCTTCGTCATCGCGGAGGGAGCGGCGATGCTGGTGCTCGAGGAGCGGGAGCACGCCCTGGCACGGGGAGCGCGCATCCACGCCGAGCTCGCGGGCTACGGCGCCAGCAGTGACGCCTACCACGTCACCTCTCCGGCGCCCGGTCACGAGGGCGCGCGGCGCTCCATGCGGCTCGCGCTGAAGGACGCGGCCATGAGCCCCGCGGAGGTGGGGTATCTCAATGCCCACGGAACTTCCACGGACATCGGGGATGCCCTGGAGGCGGAAGCCATCGAGGCGGTGTTCGGCGAGCATCTCCCCTCGCTGGCGGTGTCCTCCACCAAGTCGATGACCGGCCACATGAATGGGGCGGCCGGCGCGGCGGAGGCGGCGATCAGCATCCTGGCGCTGACCCGGGGTTTCCTGCCCCCCACCATCAACCTGGAGCGTCAGGATCCGCGCATCCGGCTGGACTGCGTTCCCAACAAGGCGCGGGAGCGCCGGGTGGACGCGGTGATGAGCAACTCCTTCGGCTTCGGAGGGACGAACGTGTCGCTCCTGTTCCGCCGGCACGTCTGA
- a CDS encoding TetR/AcrR family transcriptional regulator, with protein MGKREQTHQRILDAAVRVASREGLEALTIGKLAEETQMSKGGLFAHFGSKESLQLEVLDFTSEAFNDRVVQPALRMEPGLPRLRTLFERWLAWLSRPEVPGGCILLSASSEVDDCPGPVRDSVVAQMRSLLLLIVKLARQAQEQRQLRAGLDVHRLAFSVQGLLLSYHHSHRLLQNPRAQEHALAAFEDLLAQAMN; from the coding sequence GTGGGCAAGCGAGAACAGACGCACCAGCGCATCCTGGACGCCGCCGTGCGGGTGGCCAGCCGGGAGGGGTTGGAGGCGCTCACCATTGGCAAGCTGGCCGAGGAGACCCAGATGTCCAAGGGGGGCCTCTTCGCCCACTTCGGTTCCAAGGAGAGCCTGCAGCTCGAGGTCCTGGACTTCACGTCGGAAGCCTTCAACGACAGGGTCGTCCAACCGGCGCTTCGGATGGAGCCCGGACTGCCGCGCCTGCGCACGCTGTTCGAGCGCTGGCTGGCGTGGCTGAGCCGCCCCGAGGTTCCCGGCGGCTGTATCCTGCTCTCCGCCTCCTCCGAGGTGGATGACTGCCCCGGGCCCGTGCGCGACAGCGTGGTGGCGCAGATGCGCAGCCTGCTGCTGCTGATCGTCAAGCTCGCGCGCCAGGCCCAGGAGCAGCGGCAGCTGCGCGCCGGGCTCGATGTGCACCGGCTGGCCTTCTCCGTCCAGGGGCTGCTGCTCAGCTACCACCACTCGCACCGGCTGCTTCAGAACCCCAGGGCCCAGGAGCACGCCCTCGCCGCGTTCGAGGACCTGCTGGCCCAGGCCATGAACTGA
- a CDS encoding RNA methyltransferase yields MVHTEHDALELIRQRLVVTEVPALGVTSLVEAVAGGPVHGSWRNHAKGRLMYRLGRMLRASDEVLAVRLVEGKVAFVDASLWPVVYRVAMEPSRRRRSLEGLAPQARTLLSAVERDRVVRLDKDSEWTKAREALEERLLVHLSEAQAESGRHVTVLRSWRDWVSPTVKEAAETLSYDEALARLRAACGGAPAGLGPWVP; encoded by the coding sequence GTGGTCCACACCGAACACGACGCCCTGGAGCTCATCCGGCAGAGGCTGGTCGTCACCGAGGTTCCCGCCCTCGGGGTGACGTCGCTCGTCGAGGCCGTGGCCGGAGGCCCGGTGCACGGGAGTTGGAGGAACCACGCCAAGGGCCGGCTGATGTACCGGCTCGGCCGCATGCTGAGGGCCTCGGACGAGGTGCTCGCCGTGCGGCTCGTGGAAGGAAAGGTGGCCTTCGTGGACGCCTCGCTGTGGCCCGTGGTGTACCGCGTGGCCATGGAGCCGTCGCGGCGCCGCCGCTCGCTGGAGGGGCTCGCCCCCCAGGCGCGCACCCTGCTGTCGGCGGTGGAGCGGGACCGGGTGGTCCGCCTGGACAAGGACAGCGAGTGGACGAAGGCCCGCGAGGCCCTGGAGGAGCGGCTGCTCGTGCACCTCTCCGAGGCCCAGGCGGAGAGTGGCCGTCACGTCACCGTGCTCCGCTCCTGGCGGGACTGGGTCTCCCCCACCGTGAAGGAAGCCGCGGAGACCCTCTCCTACGACGAGGCGCTCGCGCGGCTCCGCGCGGCCTGCGGCGGAGCGCCCGCCGGGCTCGGCCCCTGGGTGCCCTGA
- a CDS encoding sterol desaturase family protein codes for MLEQLLGLWHGLSSSDSGMKGPLVWAIPVLLAMMVLEALVSALTRDGHYDARDLLANLGIGMGNAVANLAWSPLALAANALVYAHTPLRMPPDAVWAWVLLFFLEDLCYYASHRAEHGLRILWASHQVHHSSERFNLSIGVRTPWLHGAFLWVFWVPLALLGFSPLMIVTQQGLSMVWQFFSHTGHVGRLGPLEHLLSTPSNHRVHHARNPRYLDRNFGGVLILWDRLFGTYVPEREPPDYGVPGAPRSYNPFILVLHEWGALLRDAARAPSWWKRLRCLVGPP; via the coding sequence ATGCTCGAGCAGCTCCTCGGTCTCTGGCATGGGCTCTCCTCGTCGGACAGCGGCATGAAGGGTCCGCTCGTCTGGGCGATCCCCGTCCTGCTCGCGATGATGGTGCTCGAGGCCCTCGTGAGCGCGCTCACGCGTGACGGCCACTACGACGCACGAGACCTGCTGGCCAACCTGGGCATCGGCATGGGCAACGCCGTGGCGAACCTCGCCTGGAGCCCGCTGGCCCTGGCCGCCAATGCCCTCGTCTACGCGCACACGCCGCTGCGCATGCCTCCGGACGCCGTCTGGGCCTGGGTGCTGCTCTTCTTCCTCGAGGACCTCTGCTACTACGCCTCCCACCGGGCCGAGCACGGGCTCCGCATCCTGTGGGCCTCGCACCAGGTGCACCACTCCTCGGAGCGCTTCAATCTCAGCATCGGCGTGCGCACGCCCTGGCTGCATGGCGCCTTCCTCTGGGTGTTCTGGGTGCCGCTGGCGCTGCTGGGGTTCTCTCCGCTGATGATCGTCACCCAGCAGGGGCTCAGCATGGTCTGGCAGTTCTTCTCCCATACCGGGCATGTGGGACGGCTCGGTCCCCTCGAGCACCTGTTGAGCACGCCGTCGAACCACCGCGTCCATCACGCGCGCAATCCGCGGTACCTGGACAGGAACTTCGGCGGGGTGCTCATCCTCTGGGACCGGCTCTTCGGCACCTATGTCCCCGAGCGGGAGCCTCCCGACTATGGCGTGCCGGGGGCTCCGCGCTCGTACAACCCGTTCATCCTGGTGCTCCACGAGTGGGGGGCGCTCCTCCGGGATGCCGCTCGCGCGCCCTCGTGGTGGAAACGCCTGCGCTGCCTCGTGGGCCCGCCCTGA